The Branchiostoma lanceolatum isolate klBraLanc5 chromosome 19, klBraLanc5.hap2, whole genome shotgun sequence DNA segment TTCTACGTTTCCTTTGCCTTTCTTCAAGCCTATATGGGTTAATATCTTATCACCGGAACTGTTCAGGGCTGCAAATTCATTACACACTAAATTTGACTTATTTTGCATAAAATTGAATACAGATTTTAATTAGTATATATACTATCCTTTAAAACAACTCACCCAGGCTCCTTTCCCCAGCAAATATCTCCACGTAGTCAAATTCACAGCTCCCAAAGGTGCTTGCCCCTCCCTCTAGAACGAAGTCCTGGAACTCGATGTAGATCGTGCCCCCTCTAGCCGGGATGGTGGTGGTACAGTCCATGTCGTGGTCGTAGTTGTTGGGGTAGTTGGGGGAGGTGAGGACGCCGTGGTCTTTGTTGATGGTCTCGCCACACGGCTCTGAAAAAAGAATGATGTTATGTCAAGAACGTATTCATTGTACGAAGATGCAACGAGTACAAACAGGGCACACCGTTATCTTATGCTGACCTCTAACTTCTCCCGCTAACGTTTAAGTTCACTACATTTGATTTTATATAATTTTCTGCTTACCAATGAATTGTATAGGTTTTTTTGGTATTTACAGCTCATTTGATTTATCATGCAAGTGGGTTCCATGTGAAATAGTGTTTCTCTATGTAACACTAATGGATATCTCCATAAaaaacacagatacacacacacacacagacagaaacacacatacacacacacacacacacacacacacacattccctccacaccatcaatcaatcaatcaatcaatcaaacaatcaatcgaACGATCACTCAGAAAGAGTTCATATACCCCTCATCACGGTCCACTACAGGTTTTCTAATCCATACAGACTCCTTAATCCAAtgagtcacgtttgggaccgcattcttcacactgtagcagcgacacctagctgcagcgcggagtagaaccagtcagtattgcccagaggaaggtgacagacggtcacccaGACGTAGGCTAGGAAATATCTCTTTGGTCTTGTACAGAGGtatctcgactcgtgactggaaggtctcgacataagcaagcaagcaaggtCTTGTACAGGGAACCTTTTTGTATCTAGAACGGATGTACTTACTTTCAGCGCAGGGCATGCCGTTTTCAAACGTAGGCTAGGTTGAAACTCTTTGGTCTTGTACAGAGAACCTTTTGTATCTAGAACGGATGTACTTACTTTCAGCGCAGGACACGCCGTTCCCCTGGTACACGTGGTCAAGAGAGCACCATCCGCCATCAATGTCCTCAACACACTCGTCGTACGACTCCCCATTGTAGGTGAAGGGGAACACGCAGTCCTCTGTGGAGCACAAGAtaagaaacaagaaatcaacGTACAGAACAAGAAGAGCTTGTACTGCAGCCTTCTTTGGGTTCGAATAGATGCCTAGTCGCTAACAGAACACGTGACCTCGTgaacacgtgacgtcagcaatcgATTGAAAGTGTCAGGGATGTTATGACGTCCCCCGCCTGAAGCTGATGCCAATATTTGTGAGATTTTATCACTACAATCTACTTTGAGACTGTTTGATTTTCCTATGTCATATGTCTATATTTTGCgcattagtctgtataacgcaaatcCAGCTGCCCGggggtttacatgtatgtcccctCCCCTATAGCTAGGCGGCTGGCGGTTACGGGCGGCTGACTATAGCTAGAAGCGCGATTAAAATCAGTCTATTCGCGCATTTGCTGAATATTCTTTGATAAACAAAAGTGTActgtaaaagtaaaagtaagaCCAACCTTCTCCGCAGTACTTCCAGTTGCCGTCATACACGGCGTCCAGAGAACACCACAGCTCGCTGGAGGCCTCGAGGGTGCAGGTGGAGTACGTGTTGCCCTGATACTCAAACGGGAAGTGGCAGGCTTCTGTAGTCCataacaagtaaacaaaaacaatgaataaacaaaacaatagaCAAAGGCATGTACTCATGACTACTCATGCCAATGTTCTAATCAACTTGTGGTTGTAATGCcaaccccccccctcccctcaaagTTAGTAAGTCACGGGAAAAGTTTGAATTAGCAATTTCcaaactgagaaaaaaaaaaacatacctgGTTTGTCGTCGAGAGGTTCCACAATcactggaaaaaaagaagaaaatgtcctAAGGAAACGGATCACAGTCACCTAGAGTAGTATATGTCAGGAAGTTATCATTTATATCTTCAATTCATTCAAAGTACTGAAATAAAATCAGATGCTGAAGTTTCACTATCGCGAATCTGTAAATATAAGTTGATTTCGCATACCGACATCGTCGCTGCAGGATACGTAGTTTCCCTGGTACACGGCGTCTAGGGAACACCATGGGGAGGCCAGGCCACCGCCGGGAACACACGTCGTGTACGTCTGGCCGTTATAGATGAACGGGAACGTACACTCACCTGAAACAGAGTGTATAGAAAAATTAAGACCAAAGCACGTCCATAACGTAACATATAAAATCAGAAAATTCCGGTACAATACCTGGAAAAGgcactaggaggcccaaaactCCACACTGTGTTAGACCTCGCAACAACTGTTCCGGCATGCATGAGACTTTTCTTTTATCAAGCCCTTTTTTTCGCCACAGAATTCAAACAAACTTACGCTCGTCACACCACCTCCAGCCGCCATTGTACACAGCGTCCAACGAGCACCAGAATCCGGTTGATGAAGCGGATGTACAGGAATCATACGTGGTGCTGCCATATGTGAAGGGGAACACACAGTCCTGGCCTAAAAAAGTAAACAGGGGCTTAGTTAATATTCACTACGACGTATACGTATGTCTAGTAGTTctactatatactagtacaagTAAAATTCAATCGCATACAGTATTTGTTTACTTATCAATTTTACGGGCGCACATTGCAAACTTACTAAGTCCAATGGCCAAAAAAATGCTGAATCTACGAATAAC contains these protein-coding regions:
- the LOC136425520 gene encoding procollagen C-endopeptidase enhancer 2-like; translated protein: MAQLFFFAVLALAASVRGQDCVFPFTYGSTTYDSCTSASSTGFWCSLDAVYNGGWRWCDERECTFPFIYNGQTYTTCVPGGGLASPWCSLDAVYQGNYVSCSDDVVIVEPLDDKPEACHFPFEYQGNTYSTCTLEASSELWCSLDAVYDGNWKYCGEEDCVFPFTYNGESYDECVEDIDGGWCSLDHVYQGNGVSCAEKPCGETINKDHGVLTSPNYPNNYDHDMDCTTTIPARGGTIYIEFQDFVLEGGASTFGSCEFDYVEIFAGERSLGTWCGSYGPGNITSNQDVSIKMFTDGSIADKGWRLKYTVEGATPFGPGLEECGGLLHGQHGHMESPGFPVAYHDDIDCTWTLEDKHSDVMLEFSDFHLEKPGQYQGCSYDFVEIYHGLERVGRFCGNAAPPTTTYSEKVSIRFKTDQHTVGRGFRFNWTYLHPETTPAPPMMSTTDAPDGSGEGSGAAEDAFIF